One Amaranthus tricolor cultivar Red isolate AtriRed21 chromosome 1, ASM2621246v1, whole genome shotgun sequence DNA window includes the following coding sequences:
- the LOC130805486 gene encoding asparagine--tRNA ligase, cytoplasmic 1-like, which yields MADSSPLSPPTSEMSKTSLNSSTIQQSPFSKRVLIKSILGRPDGGASLAGESVVVAGWVRTGREQGKGSFAFLEIADGSCAANLQVIVDASVHDLSKLIPTGTSVHVAGTLKTPPEGTKQKIELRVDKVLSSGYCDPATYPLPKTRLTAEFLRDRLHLRPRTNKISAVARIRNALAYATHIFFQQHGFLYLHTPIITTSDCEGAGEMFQVTTLISESEKVEKELRENPPPSEADIEAAKLVVQEKGEAVKKLKSDKASKDEITAAVAVLTKAKEDLAKLEERAKLKPGLPKKDGKIDYTQDFFDRQAFLTVSGQLQAESYACALGSVYTFGPTFRAENSHTSRHLAEFWMVEPELAFADLEDDMNLAEAFVKFVSQHLLDNCLDDMEFIVKNVDKSAIDRLKMVASTPFVRITYTEAVEKLQQVKDKKFENSVEWGIDLATEHERYLTEVLFKKPVIVYNYPKKIKAFYMRLNNDGKTVAAMDVLVPKVGELVGGSQREERYDVLCDRITEMGLPLEPYEWYLDLRRYGSVTHCGFGLGFERLILFATGIDNIRDVIPFPRYPGKADL from the exons ATGGCGGATTCTTCCCCACTTTCGCCTCCCACTTCAGAAATGTCGAAAACCTCTCTAAATTCATCCACCATTCAACAATCCCCTTTCTCAAAGCGTGTCCTGATCAAATCAATCTTAGGGCGCCCTGATGGCGGCGCCTCTCTGGCCGGAGAAAGCGTAGTAGTCGCTGGTTGGGTACGAACAGGAAGGGAACAAGGTAAAGGTAGTTTTGCATTCCTGGAGATTGCCGATGGTTCTTGCGCTGCAAACCTTCAAGTGATAGTTGATGCTTCTGTCCATGATTTAAGCAAATTAATACCTACTGGAACTTCTGTTCATGTTGCTGGAACACTTAAAACTCCACCAGAAGGTACAAAGCAAAAGATTGAATTGAGGGTTGATAAGGTTCTGTCATCAGGTTATTGTGATCCTGCCACTTATCCGTTGCCAAAAACTCGTCTTACTGCTGAGTTTTTAAGAGATCGTCTTCATCTTCGACCTAGAACTAACAAG ATTTCTGCAGTTGCTCGAATTCGTAATGCACTTGCATATGCAACTCATATATTTTTCCAACAACATGGTTTTCTGTACTTGCATACACCCATAATCACCACTAGTGATTGTGAGGGTGCTGGTGAGATGTTTCAAGTGACAACATTGATTAGTGAGTCAGAAAAGGTGGAGAAAGAATTGAGGGAGAATCCACCTCCTTCAGAAGCTGACATTGAAGCAGCTAAGCTTGTTGTTCAAGAGAAAGGGGAAGCTGTAAAGAAGCTCAAGTCGGATAAGGCAAGCAAAGACGAAATCACTGCTGCTGTTGCAGTCTTGACTAAAGCTAAAGAGGATCTTGCAAAGTTGGAAGAAAGAGCTAAGCTTAAACCCGGTCTTCCTAAAAAGGATGGGAAAATAGATTATACTCAAGATTTCTTCGATCGTCAGGCATTCTTAACAGTCTCGGGACAACTGCAAGCTGAATCTTATGCGTGCGCCCTTGGTTCTGTTTACACGTTTGGGCCAACATTTCGTGCTGAGAACTCCCATACCTCCCGGCATCTTGCTGAATTTTGGATGGTCGAACCTGAATTAGCATTTGCAGATCTTGAG GATGATATGAACCTTGCGGAGGCATTTGTAAAATTTGTGTCCCAGCATTTATTAGACAATTGCCTTGATGATATGGAATTCATTGTAAAAAATGTCGATAAGAGTGCAATTGATCGTTTGAAAATGGTTGCATCAACTCCATTTGTGAGAATTACTTACACGGAAGCAGTGGAAAAGCTCCAACAAGTTAAAGACAAGAAATTTGAGAATAGTGTTGAATGGGGAATAGATTTAGCAACTGAGCATGAACG ATACTTGACGGAGGTCTTGTTCAAGAAACCAGTTATAGTATACAACTACCCGAAAAAAATCAAAGCATTCTATATGAGACTTAACAATGACGGGAAAACTGTTGCTGCTATGGATGTGCTTGTTCCAAAG GTTGGTGAACTTGTTGGAGGAAGCCAAAGAGAAGAGCGTTATGATGTTCTCTGTGATAG GATTACTGAGATGGGGTTACCTTTGGAGCCGTATGAGTGGTACCTTGACCTGAGGCGCTATGGCTCTGTGACACATTGTGGATTTGGTTTGGGATTCGAGAGGTTGATTCTTTTTGCAACAGGAATTGATAACATCAGAGATGTTATTCCTTTCCCTCGTTACCCTGGGAAAGCTGATTTATAG
- the LOC130805491 gene encoding probable phytol kinase 3, chloroplastic, producing the protein MAVVAFVKSFSSLKDPSDLRILTGTATTHHIQYLSNCIFSNKFIILRAANTNSISVRRKKTTVSAAIMLPNNPIASDICATLISGAIASATILVFELTAKYQIFDSKLNRKLVHTSIGLVFMLCWPLFSSGYRGAVLASLVPGVNIIRVLLIGLGIYKDDAIVKSMSRFGDHRELLKGPLYYASTITFACIVFWRTSPIGMAAISNLCAGDGLADIVGRRLGKHKLPYNQNKSYAGTIAMAIAGFVASVGYMHYFSMFGFIEESSDLVLRFLIVSLISALVESLPISTELDDNLTVPLASFLAGGFLF; encoded by the exons ATGGCAGTAGTAGCATTTGTCAAGAGCTTCTCATCCCTGAAGGACCCATCGGATTTGCGGATCCTAACTGGAACTGCAACTACCCATCACATTCAATATCTTTCCAATTGTATTTTCTCCAACAAATTCATCATTTTAAGGGCTGCAAACACCAATTCAATCAGTGTAAGACGTAAGAAGACGACAGTATCAGCTGCAATCATGTTGCCGAACAATCCAATTGCAAGTGATATTTGCGCAACTCTTATATCAGGAGCTATTGCAAGTGCTACTATCTTGGTTTTTGAATTGACTGCTAAGTATCAAATCTTCGACTCG AAACTGAACAGAAAACTCGTTCATACCAGCATTGGGCTAGTTTTCATGCTTTGTTGGCCCTTATTCAG CTCTGGGTATCGCGGTGCGGTTTTAGCTAGTCTGGTTCCTGGAGTCAACATAATACGCGTGCTTCTTATTGGACTGGGTATTTATAAGGATGATGCCATTGTCAAGTCAATGAGCAGATTTGGCGATCACAG GGAACTTCTCAAGGGACCTCTTTACTATGCTTCAACAATCACTTTTGCTTGTATAGTGTTCTGGAGGACTTCCCCAATTGGGATGGCAGCCATATCTAACCTATGTGCCGGAGATG GCTTGGCTGACATTGTTGGGAGAAGATTAGGCAAGCATAAACTTCCTTACAATCAAAACAAGTCATATGCTGGTACCATTGCAATGGCCATTGCTGGTTTTGTGGCCTCCGTTGG GTACATGCACTATTTTTCTATGTTTGGATTCATTGAAGAAAGTTCAGATTTGGTGTTGCGTTTCTTGATCGTGTCCCTTATTAGTGCACTTGTGGAGTCGCTGCCTATAAGCACAGAGCTTGACGATAATCTAACTGTTCCACTTGCGTCATTTTTGGCTGGTGGCTTCTTATTTTGA